The following are from one region of the Canis lupus dingo isolate Sandy chromosome 19, ASM325472v2, whole genome shotgun sequence genome:
- the RIF1 gene encoding telomere-associated protein RIF1 isoform X4 encodes MTRAESKSRSLKGLNHLGTPPTTILKATQLKIHISSQNSDLSSAALQALGFCLYNPKITVGLSETDIQELLLKLNDSVKSPDKNVRTRALWVISKQTFPAEVIGKVVSTIIDSLEIVFNRGEMHSAVVDYEALNVIIRLIEQAPVQMGEESIRWAKLVIPLVVHSAQKVHLRGATALEMGMPLLLQKQQEIASITEQLMTTKLLSELHKLFMSKNETYVLKLWPLFVKLLGKTLHRSGSFINSLLQLEELGFRSGAPMIKKIAFIAWKSLIDNFALNPEILCSAKRLKLLMQPLSSIHVRTETLALTKLEVWWYLLMRLGPHLPANFEQVCVPLIQSTISIDSNASAQGSSSRVAASPGLSPMTPIHKGASPFGTTVTPRMNLSSNLGGMATIPSIQLLGLEMLLHFLLGPEVLSFAKQNKLVLSLEPLEHPLISSSSFFSKHANTLITAVHDSFVAVGKDASDVVVNAIWKELISLMKSVIESGNKKERPGSEVLTLLLKSLESIVKSEVFPVSKTLVLMEITIKGLPQKVLGSPAYQVSNMDILNGTPALFLIRLIFNNNLLEYGVEDERFFLNLETLVVCVLSGPTSPLAFSDSVLNVINQNAKLLENKEHLWRMWSIIVTPLIELINQTNEVNQGDALEHNFSAIYGALTLPIHHIFSVQKFPVATMKTLLKTWSELYRAFARCAALVATAEENLCCEELCSKMMSSLEDSGFSNVLFLDRIIHIITVMVDCIDFSPYNIKYQPKIKPPQRPSDWSKKKKEPLGKLASLFKLIVRVIYSFHTLSLKEVHSDTLLTVGNSITSILSNVLGRISLPSMIRKIFATLTRPLALFYENLKLDEVPKVYSCMSNKLEKLLGEIIACLHFNYTGTYDSELLEQISPLLCIIFLHKNKHIRKQSAQFWNATFAKATMLTYPEELKPVLRQAKQKFLLLLPGLENVEIMEESSGPYSDATEYSQLNMKISGMERKSSGRRDSFLAQTKDAKENMKPPVKLKLESSSSKTKSEMPLEEEKSTDFVFIPPEGKESKERILTEHQKEVLKTKRYDIPAMYNNLDVSQDTFSQYTQEESVEIPTLTEKSKEDSKVIFKDGQTESDIVFPQDVTENCGTDEHLGKASLSNECVSNDTNPKILSSNNDARKKALISSKKTTKCASSAENTSGVNSSSFSNAVISGTPPQPTSRRQTFITLEKFDGSENRPFSPSPLSNMSSTVTVKNNQEVMNKTDIPPKAKKREMAFVKSDSEKIVHGIKKSSRRSNKAEQTGNKRSKLLMRSDQEKNTQESIDGTVVLENNPPGLLNQTECVLDNLAHLSESAVENEDTMLKPTIENAVLLENNTVEEKTGISLESKENTPPAVIPADQIVDEDSPVQITPNQKTLRRSSRRRSEIEPTTDSQEKENNPQKKERRKEEEKTLQKSPLHVKDDAIPKPKVIFEQSVQDNIIEKGNNLHEKTFGETSTIDEIDESKRKLDLENIKSEGDGAQDIADKPSEKPVSGRTRYQTRRASQGLLSSIENSESDSSEAKEEGPKKKRSGKWKNKSNDSVDIEDPEEKVIKQECINIQHQTLDPKANSEVERDLKSQICEQKEENNVTIEDSTASSDLSQVSDDVPNTYEGKSKTNKCAEYSFSNPSVPESNLRTRNASKRLQKRDSVENNTVGESSKTGTSDVSLLSEKTLQMLECQHKRSKRVRRSKGCDCCGEKSQPQEKSFIGLKSTENYDVKVSETKKTDTQTPVTVSETSNLCSEVKLLDDEHHSVNFHLDLKEENDAINDSLVISETELKENPTQNPLPSEVVSVEETCDMDSEEATSLESQEPANKKCKTASPCLSDSKDNSLEHCSALETNEEKPESVLEKEVSLENIVSAETNACKIKAEFDPEEAEAIELDIESDKSEASFSEQKSTETDVLEEEVMEIKSERSDESEAETAEELEAEEFKSDIGHSDNTTPIEVNAQVEIPKQTAAGELDEGSDESGPGSSEEVNAETENCEETVIGEVSSETDQVRETEDGDSTKISTIPVEAETKTSATEISNFVPNTLEISTEEGKVVDSNKTETNTEFSKSEETILENNRMVEGNDEVLQEVHHTSEKVEETSQSRTSETAISDLVTEDNNASPQKLRELDPLFISANGSPSGMQTRCVWSPLASPSTSILKRGLKRPQEDEISSPVHKVRRVSFADPIYQAGLADDIDRRCCNVRSHSSNSSPIVKSVKTSPTAHFKHNATSTKGFLSPGSRSPKFKSSKKCLITEMVKESMPCPTESVYPALVNCVAPVDIILPQITSNMWARGLGQLIRAKNIKTIGDLSTLTASEIKTLPIRSPKVSNVRKALRVYHEQQVKSRGLEEIPVFDITEKTVNGIQTKSVPSDEERLASDLIDPVALETPLPKNLLAQISALALQLDSEDLHNYSGSQLFEMHEKLGSMANSIIKNLQSRWRSPTHENSI; translated from the exons accTTGCATCGAAGTGGGAGTTTCATTAATTCTCTGTTACAGCTGGAAGAACTAGGATTTCGTAGTGGGGCacccatgattaaaaaaatagcttttattgcTTGGAAGAGTCTAATAGATAATTTTGCTTTGAATCCAg aaatactatgCAGTGCAAAAAGACTCAAGTTGTTAATGCAGCCTTTGAGTTCCATCCATGTGAGAACAGAAACTCTAGCACTAACAAAACTAGAAGTCTGGTGGTATCTACTGATGAGACTTGGACCTCATCTTCCTGCCAATTTTGAACAG GTGTGCGTGCCTCTGATTCAAAGTACAATAAGCATCGATTCTAATGCTTCAGCTCAAGGCAGTTCGTCTCGTGTAGCTGCTTCTCCAGGTTTAAGTCCTATGACTCCTATACACAAAG gtgcttCCCCATTTGGAACTACTGTAACTCCCCGGATGAATTTAAGTTCAAATTTAGGTGGAATGGCCACAATCCCCTCTATTCAACTTTTGGGACTTGAAATGCTGCTTCATTTTTTGTTGGGTCCAGAAGTCTTGAGTTTTGCTAAGCAAAACAAACTCGTACTGAGTTTag agccGCTTGAACATCCGTTAATCagcagctcttcttttttttccaaacatgCAAATACACTTATCACTGCTGTTCATGATAGCTTTGTTgcggttggaaaagatgcttctg ATGTAGTTGTCAATGCTATTTGGAAGGAGCTGATAAGCTTGATGAAGTCAGTTATTGAATCAG GTAACAAAAAAGAGAGACCAGGTTCTGAAGTTTTGACCCTCttattaaaatctttagaaagcaTAGTGAAGTCAGAAGTATTTCCTGTATCAAAAACACTG GTCCTCATGGAAATTACAATTAAAGGACTGCCCCAGAAAGTATTAGGTTCACCAGCATATCAGGTTTCTAATATGGATATTCTTAAT GGAACTCCTGCTTTGTTCTTAATTCGGTTAATTTTCAACAATAATCTGCTGGAATATGGTGTAGAAGATGAGAG gttttttCTCAATCTGGAAACACTTGTAGTCTGTGTCCTTTCTGGTCCAACTTCACCATTAGCTTTCAGTGACTCTGTTTTGAATGTTATTAACCAAAACGCAAAGCTGTTGGAAAACAAGGAGCATCTCTGGAGAATGTGGAGTATTATAGTTACTCCATTAATCGAATTGATTAATCAG acCAATGAAGTGAATCAAGGTGATGCCTTAGAACATAATTTTAGTGCCATATATGGTGCATTGACATTACCAATACACCATATTTTTTCAGTACAGAAATTTCCAGTG GCCACCATGAAGACCTTACTTAAAACTTGGTCAGAATTATATAGAGCATTTGCCCGCTGTGCTGCTTTGGTGGCAACTGCAGAAGAGAATTTGTGTTGTGAGGAACTTTGTTCCAAGATGATGTCCAGTTTAGAAGATTCAGGCTTTTCA AATGTATTATTTTTGGATAGGATCATTCATATAATTACTGTAATGGTTGATTGCATCGACTTCTCACCATACAATATTAAGTATCAGCCCAAAATTAAAC CACCACAGAGACCTTCAGATTGgtccaaaaagaagaaagagcctCTAGGGAAATTGGCTTCTTTATTTAAACTTATTGTGAGAGTGATCTATTCTTTCCACACTCTGAGCCTCAAGGAAGTACATTCTGATACTCTCCTCACTGTTGGCAACTCAATCACCAGTATTCTTTCTAATGTACTTGGACGTATTTCTTTACCTTCTATGATccgaaaaatatttgcaactttaACAAGACCTCTGGcattattttatgaaaacttAAA GCTTGATGAAGTTCCTAAAGTGTATAGTTGTATGAGCAACAAG tTAGAAAAGCTACTAGGAGAGATAATTGCTTGTCTACACTTCAACTATACTGGAACTTATGACAGCGAACTTCTTGAACAGATCTCTCCATTGTTGTGCATAATATTTTTGCACAAGAATAAACACATTAGAAAACAAAGTGCTCAGTTCTGGAATGCCACGTTTGCTAAAGCGACGATGTTGACTTATCCTGAAGAGTTAAA accagTACTAAGACAAGCCAAACAGAAATTTCTGCTTCTCTTACCTGGTTTGGAAAATGTTGAAATTATGGAGGAATCCAGTGGACCATATTCAGATGCA acaGAATATTCACAGTTAAATATGAAGATAAGTGGCATGGAAAGAAAATCAAGTGGAAGAAGAGATTCTTTTTTGGCACAAACAaaagatgcaaaagaaaacatgaaaccaCCAGTCAAA TTGAAATTAGAATCGTCTTCTTCAAAAACAAAGAGTGAAATGCctttggaagaagaaaagtcTACTGACTTTGTGTTTATACCgccagaaggaaaagaatcaaaGGAAAGAATACTAACTGAACATCAGAAAGAAGTACTCAAAACAAAGAG GTATGATATTCCTGCCATGTATAATAATCTGGATGTTTCACAAGACACTTTTTCTCAGTATACTCAAGAAGAGTCCGT GGAAATTCCTACTTTAACtgaaaaatcaaaggaagatTCTAAGGTGATATTTAAG GACGGACAAACAGAGAGTGACATTGTCTTTCCTCAAGATGTCACAGAAAACTGTGGTACGGATGAACATCTTGGAAAGGCTTCCCTTTCGAATGAGTGTGTTTCTAATGACACAAATCCAAAAATACTGAGCAGTAATAATGATGCCAGAAAGAAAGCTTTAATTTCATCAAAGAAAACCACCAAATGTGCATCTAGTGCAGAAAATACTTCTGGTGTCAACAGTAGTTCATTTTCTAATGCCGTCATTTCTGGAACTCCCCCACAGCCTACAAGTCGGAGGCAAACCTTTATTACTTTGGAGAAGTTTGATGGTTCAGAAAATAGACCTTTTAGTCCGTCCCCCTTAAGTAATATGTCCTCAACTGTTACAGTGAAAAATAACCAGGAAGTCATGAATAAAACAGATATTCcaccaaaggcaaaaaaaagagaaatggcttTTGTAAAATCTGATTCTGAAAAAATAGTGCATGGGATTAAGAAATCAAGCAGAAGGTCGAATAAAGCTGAACAAACAGGGAATAAAAGGTCTAAGCTCTTAATGAGATCTGATCAGGAGAAAAATACTCAGGAATCTATTGATGGCACAGTAGTCTTAGAAAATAACCCACCTGGTTTGCTTAATCAAACAGAATGTGTGTTAGATAATCTGGCTCACCTTTCTGAATCTGCAGTGGAGAATGAGGATACAATGCTTAAACCAACAATAGAAAATGCAGTATTACTAGAAAACAATACTgtagaagagaaaacaggaatcAGTTTGgaatccaaagaaaatacacCCCCAGCTGTAATACCAGCAGACCAAATCGTAGATGAGGATAGTCCTGTTCAGATCACTCCAAATCAAAAAACCCTTAGACGATCCTCAAGGCGACGTTCAGAAATAGAGCCTACCACTGAcagccaagaaaaggaaaataatcctcaaaaaaaagaaagacgtaaggaagaagaaaagacccTTCAGAAAAGTCCATTGCATGTAAAAGATGATGCGATACCTAAGCCAAAAGTGATTTTTGAACAAAGTGTGCAGGATAATATAattgagaaaggaaataatttacaTGAGAAGACTTTTGGGGAAACCAGCACTATTGATGAAATtgatgaaagtaaaagaaagctaGACCTTGAGAATATTAAATCTGAGGGAGATGGTGCCCAGGACATTGCAGATAAGCCTTCTGAAAAACCAGTAAGTGGACGAACACGGTATCAAACCAGAAGAGCATCCCAAGGTTTACTTTCCAGCATTGAGAACTCAGAATCTGATAGTTCTGAGGCAAAAGAAGAAGGTCCCAAAAAGAAGAGATCtggcaaatggaaaaacaaaagcaacgaTAGTGTTGACATTGAAGATCCAGAGGAGAAAGTGATAAAACAGGAATGTATAAATATCCAACACCAGACACTTGATCCCAAAGCTAATTCTGAAGTAGAGAGAGACCTAAAATCTCAGATTTGtgaacagaaagaggaaaataatgtaaCTATTGAAGATTCTACGGCGTCTTCAGATTTATCGCAGGTTTCTGATGATGTACCAAATACTTATGagggaaaaagtaaaaccaaCAAATGTGCAGAATATTCCTTTTCAAACCCTTCTGTGCCAGAATCAAATCTAAGGACTAGAAATGCCAGCAAGAGATTACAAAAACGAGATTCTGTAGAAAATAACACTGTGGGAGAATCCTCAAAAACAGGGACATCAGACGtttctttgctttctgaaaaAACTTTACAAATGCTCGAATGCCAGCATAAGAGAAGTAAGAGGGTAAGGAGATCTAAAGGTTGTGATTGCTGTGGAGAAAAATCACAGCCTCAGGAAAAGTCATTCATTGGGCTAAAGAGTACAGAAAATTATGATGTAAAGGTCAGTGAAACCAAAAAGACAGATACGCAAACACCTGTAACTGTATCAGAAACTTCTAATCTGTGCTCTGAGGTAAAACTTTTAGATGATGAACATCATAGTGTGAATTTTCATTTGGATCTCAAGGAGGAGAATGATGCTATTAATGATTCATTAGTTATATCTGAAACGGAGTTGAAAGAAAATCCTACTCAAAACCCTCTTCCTTCCGAAGTTGTAAGTGTTGAAGAAACCTGTGATATGGATTCTGAAGAAGCAACATCTCTTGAAAGCCAAGAGCCAGCCaataagaaatgtaaaactgCTAGCCCATGTTTAAGTGATTCCAAAGATAATTCACTGGAACATTGTTCTGCCTTGGAGACCAACGAAGAAAAGCCAGAGTCTGTCTTGGAAAAGGAAGTAAGTTTAGAGAACATTGTCAGTGCTGAAACAAATGCATGTAAAATTAAAGCAGAATTCGATCCAGAAGAAGCAGAAGCTATTGAATTGGATATCGAAAGTGATAAATCTGAAGCTAGCTTTTCTGAACAAAAGAGTACTGAAACTGATGTTCTTGAAGAAGAGGTAATGGAGATAAAGAGTGAAAGAAGTGATGAATCTGAAGCGGAGACAGCTGAAGAACTGGAGGCTGAAGAATTTAAATCTGATATTGGTCATTCTGATAATACCACACCTATAGAAGTGAACGCTCAGGTGGAGATACCTAAACAAACAGCCGCCGGGGAATTAGATGAAGGAAGTGACGAATCTGGTCCAGGCTCATCTGAAGAAGTGAATGCTGAAACCGAAAATTGTGAAGAGACAGTGATTGGTGAGGTGAGCAGTGAAACGGACCAAGTTAGGGAAACAGAGGACGGGGACTCGACCAAAATCTCTACTATTCCTGTAGAAGCCGAAACAAAGACATCAGCTACCGAAATCAGCAATTTTGTTCCCAACACACTGGAGATAAGCACTGAAGAAGGGAAGGTTGTTGACTctaacaaaactgaaacaaatacTGAATTTAGTAAGTCTGAAGAAACCATATTAGAGAACAATCGAATGGTTGAGGGAAATGATGAAGTTTTACAGGAAGTTCACCATACTTCAGAGAAAGTGGAGGAAACCTCCCAGTCTCGGACATCTGAAACAGCCATCTCTGATCTAGTAACAGAAGACAATAATGCATCTCCTCAGAAATTAAGGGAACTTGATCCTTTATTTATATCAGCAAATGGCAGTCCTAGTGGCATGCAGACACGCTGTGTCTGGTCTCCTTTGGCTTCTCCCTCCACCAGCATTTTAAAGAGAGGACTAAAAAGACCTCAGGAAGATGAAATATCGTCACCTGTTCACAAG GTTCGCCGTGTCTCCTTTGCGGATCCGATATACCAAGCAGGATTGGCAGATGACATTGATAGACGATGCTGTAATGTTAGGTCCCATTCTTCAAATAGTTCTCCCATAGTAAAAAGTGTTAAAACTTCACCTACTGCACATTTTAAG CATAATGCCACTTCAACCAAAGGATTTCTGTCCCCAGGATCACGTAGCCCTAAATTTAAGAGCTCAAAGAAGTGTTTA ATTACAGAAATGGTTAAAGAGTCTATGCCATGTCCAACAGAAAGTGTTTACCCAGCTTTGGTGAACTGCGTGGCTCCAGTTGATATCATTTTACCTCAGATTACATCAAACATGTG GGCAAGAGGACTAGGACAGCTCATTAGAGCTAAGAACATAAAAACGATTGGTGATTTGAGTACTCTTACAGCGTCTGAAATAAAAACTCTTCCTATCCGTTCTCCAAAAGTGTCCAATGTAAGAAAGGCTCTTAGAGTCTATCACGAGCAGCAG GTAAAGTCTCGTGGACTAGAGGAGATTCCAGTTTTTGATATTACTGAAAAAACAGTAAATGGAATACAAACTAAATCTGTCCCTTCTGATGAAGAAAGACTTGCCTCAG atttaattGATCCTGTTGCTTTAGAAACTCCATTACCTAAAAATCTTCTGGCGCAGATTAGTGCACTTGCTCTTCAGCTAGATTCAGAAGATCTCCATAATTATTCAGGAAGCCAGCTGTTTGAAATGCATGAGAAACTTGGTAGCATGGCGAactctataataaaaaatttgcaGTCACGTTGGAGGTCACCAACTCATGAAAATTCCATTtag